From Acidobacteriota bacterium:
ACGACCTAGACCTCGGCTCCCTAGACGGCGTTTGCGTCTTCGTGCGCGTCGACTTCAACGTGCCGATGGAGGATGGCCGCGTCACCGATGACACCCGGTTGCGGGAGGCTCTGCCCACCATTCGCGAGCTCTCCAAGGCCGGGGCCCGGCTGTTGTTGGCCTCCCACTGTGGCCGGCCCAAGGGCGAGCCCGACCCCCAATACAGCCTGCGGCCGGCGGCGGCACGGCTGGCGGAGCTGCTGGGAGCGACGGTGGGCTTCGCCGAAGACTGCGTCGGCGAGCCGGTACGGCGGGTGGCGGAGAACCTGACGCCGGGGTCGGTGGCGGTGCTGGAGAACCTGCGCTTCCACGCTGGCGAGAAAGCCAACGATCCCGGCTTTGCGGAGCAGCTGGCGGCGCCTGCTCGAGCCTACGTCAACGACGCCTTCGGCACCGCCCACCGTGCCCACGCCTCGGTGGTGGGGGTGGCGGAGCGCTTTCAGAGACGGGCCGCCGGACGGCTGCTGGTGCGCGAGCTGGAGGCCCTGGGACGCCTGTTGGGAGAGCCCGACCGGCCCTTCGCGGCGATTCTCGGCGGCGCCAAGATCGGCGGCAAGATCGACACCCTGGAGAATCTGCTGCCGCGTCTCGACCTGCTGATCATCGGCGGCGGCATGGCCAACACCTTCCTCGCCGCCGAGGGCTATGACATGGCTCGCTCGCTGGTGGAGCCGGAGAGCCTGGACCTGGCGCGGGAGATTCGCCGCCGGGCCACCGAGCAGAACACCCAGCTGCTGGTGCCGGACGACCTGGTGGTCACCGACGACCTAGAGTCCCCGCAGCGGGTGGAGACGGT
This genomic window contains:
- a CDS encoding phosphoglycerate kinase; translation: MTASVPTLDDLDLGSLDGVCVFVRVDFNVPMEDGRVTDDTRLREALPTIRELSKAGARLLLASHCGRPKGEPDPQYSLRPAAARLAELLGATVGFAEDCVGEPVRRVAENLTPGSVAVLENLRFHAGEKANDPGFAEQLAAPARAYVNDAFGTAHRAHASVVGVAERFQRRAAGRLLVRELEALGRLLGEPDRPFAAILGGAKIGGKIDTLENLLPRLDLLIIGGGMANTFLAAEGYDMARSLVEPESLDLAREIRRRATEQNTQLLVPDDLVVTDDLESPQRVETVAANAVPAGTMAVDIGPESRRRFAEAVAEAGTVFWNGPQGVFEKPPFDAGTVALAEAVASCPGFKVIGGGETVAAAHRAGVTDRIDHVSTGGGASLELLAGKVLPGVAVLEVGS